The proteins below come from a single Juglans regia cultivar Chandler chromosome 12, Walnut 2.0, whole genome shotgun sequence genomic window:
- the LOC109000529 gene encoding desmethylxanthohumol 6'-O-methyltransferase-like codes for MERNEEIMPILEKGQAAIWQLLFAFADSMALKCAVELRIADIIHSHGVPVTLNQIASEIDSPTSPDIPYLARIMRSLVHKKIFTEHHLPDGSDTLYGSTETSRWLLHDAELSLVPMVIMENNPWQLSPWHCLSQCVKEGGIAFQKAHGCEMWDFAAKNPEFNKIFNDAMTCTTKIMMGVVLTEYKDGFNSIGSLVDVGGGTGEMIAKIIKSHQHIKAINFDLPHVVAAAPLRQGVSHVGGNMFEAIPSADAIFIKCVLHDWSDEHCIKILKNCKKAIPPKSGKVIIVDIVLEKENDDLYQDTRMVFDLVMMAHTTGGKERTEVEWKQLLMDAGFPRYKIIKIPSIPSIIEAYPVM; via the exons ATGGAACGAAACGAAGAGATTATGCCAATACTGGAGAAAGGCCAGGCTGCAATTTGGCAACTCTTATTCGCCTTTGCCGACTCCATGGCATTGAAATGTGCTGTGGAGCTTCGCATTGCTGACATTATACACTCTCATGGCGTTCCAGTTACTTTGAACCAAATAGCCTCTGAGATTGATTCTCCTACTTCTCCTGATATCCCTTACCTCGCACGAATAATGAGGTCACTTGTCCACAAAAAGATCTTCACTGAACATCATTTGCCAGACGGCAGCGACACACTCTACGGATCGACCGAGACGTCCAGATGGCTTTTGCATGATGCTGAGCTGAGCCTAGTGCCAATGGTGATAATGGAGAACAACCCATGGCAATTGTCGCCATGGCATTGCTTGAGCCAATGTGTCAAAGAAGGTGGCATTGCGTTTCAGAAAGCACATGGTTGTGAGATGTGGGACTTTGCAGCAAAAAATCCTGAATTCAACAAGATCTTCAACGATGCCATGACATGTACGACCAAGATCATGATGGGGGTAGTCCTTACGGAGTACAAAGATGGGTTTAATTCCATTGGATCATTGGTGGACGTAGGAGGTGGGACGGGAGAAATGATAGCTAAGATCATTAAATCACATCAACATATCAAAGCTATTAACTTTGATCTCCCACATGTTGTTGCCGCTGCACCACTCCGCCAAGGGGTCTCCCATGTTGGAGGGAACATGTTTGAGGCCATTCCTAGTGCTGATGCAATTTTCATTAAG TGTGTGCTACACGATTGGAGCGACGAACATTGCATCAAAATTCTGAAGAATTGCAAGAAAGCAATACCACCAAAGAGTGGAAAGGTTATAATTGTAGATATTGTtcttgagaaagaaaatgatgacTTGTATCAAGATACACGAATGGTATTCGACTTGGTTATGATGGCACACACCACTGGCGGAAAGGAGAGGACTGAGGTTGAATGGAAGCAATTGTTGATGGATGCTGGCTTTCCTCGctacaaaattatcaaaatccCATCTATACCGTCCATCATTGAGGCTTATCCAGTCATGTGA